The Halorientalis sp. IM1011 genome window below encodes:
- a CDS encoding recombinase family protein yields MSDTAIYARVSTEEQSLEGQKKSAWEYTTETLDVKPGNVRVLQDQSTGTDTDRSGYRELMELAKDGEIDRVVVREVSRIARNMRDLNRTVGRLVDDNDVSVHIIDADLHIGEDAGDGLVDDEMVLQLLGMAAELEAKLNKERTMAGLAAAEAAGKHLGRPPYGFDTDDEGYLVPNENFDTALAVIERIEKEDKSIRSTANHAGISRSAVRNIVDRKEMYLDEAV; encoded by the coding sequence GTGAGCGATACTGCGATCTACGCGCGAGTCTCGACTGAGGAGCAATCCCTCGAGGGACAGAAGAAATCCGCGTGGGAGTACACCACCGAGACGCTCGACGTCAAGCCCGGGAATGTTCGCGTTCTCCAGGACCAGTCCACGGGGACCGACACCGACCGGTCGGGCTACCGGGAGCTCATGGAGCTAGCGAAAGACGGCGAGATCGATCGCGTGGTTGTGCGCGAGGTCTCTCGGATCGCACGTAACATGCGCGACCTGAACCGGACCGTCGGCAGGCTCGTCGACGACAACGACGTCTCGGTCCACATCATCGACGCCGATCTCCACATCGGCGAGGACGCCGGCGACGGCCTGGTTGACGACGAGATGGTCCTCCAGTTGCTGGGGATGGCGGCGGAACTTGAGGCGAAGCTGAACAAAGAGCGGACTATGGCTGGGCTGGCAGCGGCGGAAGCAGCCGGAAAACATCTCGGCCGGCCACCGTACGGATTCGACACCGATGACGAGGGCTACCTCGTCCCCAACGAGAACTTCGACACTGCACTGGCAGTGATCGAGCGAATCGAAAAGGAGGACAAGTCCATCCGATCGACCGCGAACCACGCGGGAATCTCTCGATCAGCAGTCCGGAATATCGTCGACCGGAAAGAGATGTATCTCGACGAGGCGGTATAG
- a CDS encoding DrmE family protein yields the protein MPLTALFDTPAVKSPFISSGNLADEERLVYFPATTRVHAGLISAMVERGQDLVIVTPSDRAEFLHLHALEALFGPKVDGRNAVFLLSSNTEFRERFRQLAPTSMRPPHDKSRYAREETPIANVTKDGSLATVTKNLNHPDKPARFLFSYTSTRIPSNDVGDRIRCVIYDDSVKYDEERLLRLRKWKQRNDVPAIVYFTSNPTSDLVEKLRGRAFLWAWPPRLLSAVVKSDQDSGHEWIGTDEEVSPTTRRAQVVARREQNRVSGLSIEVHTCGDGDLLTALKRANDRRARFEYLARELNADILKRGQQLVRYALGSFRELLTPLDVADFHARRTTISSRLAQLDRFAGRIASDPEANPATGTFRDVVSALEELEELWDNVPASDKKQGVLVDNLLYGALDRGDSISVVTATESQQQALTTFLQSEHAALYRDLGDDLSIHDTRSVRSADPTDHVVLYGALRWGDRDLLRTDVATDAIVLAYPIEMGLLHSQVDALEDSFESIADKTFWKVIDKLTRITTDERADVERVNIDLPEYEEPNTSDLGEDISVDEAEGEDLGEIVRGYETDYEDSEDFDPTEYETSSTHQTTTSGGQTETDCLDVHFDGGLSMYLRKDTEVYTVREGHDKLFKKTASRLKEHDVIVHLGDTDEMRDQLYALIRERGDVGLYYYANLWKVNLEAALEETGDDLDDFVEKMEQQGLDKNRGTYERWYKMEVHRTRSKKSFWAIADAYDLDGVKENFSQVWNAVQEMETIYSRLKKALRQTALRSAADGTLDDVMLSESPDIRLSDFEIGKYLFRLEVQSIEEGVKAKSSQIVRLRGF from the coding sequence GTGCCGCTTACCGCTCTCTTCGACACTCCAGCGGTTAAGTCGCCGTTCATTTCGTCCGGCAATCTCGCCGACGAAGAGCGACTAGTCTACTTCCCGGCCACGACGAGAGTACACGCAGGCCTTATCAGCGCGATGGTAGAGCGTGGCCAGGATCTGGTCATCGTGACACCGTCCGACAGAGCAGAATTTCTGCACCTCCACGCCCTAGAAGCTCTCTTCGGACCCAAGGTAGATGGCCGCAACGCGGTCTTCTTGCTCAGCTCCAACACAGAATTCCGTGAGCGGTTCCGACAGCTTGCTCCGACGTCAATGCGTCCACCACACGACAAGTCTCGCTACGCGCGTGAGGAGACCCCGATAGCTAACGTGACGAAAGATGGGTCACTAGCGACAGTAACGAAGAACCTGAACCATCCCGACAAGCCTGCGCGGTTTCTCTTCTCGTACACGAGTACGCGTATTCCTTCGAACGATGTCGGAGACCGAATTCGGTGTGTAATCTACGACGACTCTGTAAAGTACGACGAAGAACGCCTCCTCCGATTACGGAAATGGAAACAGCGAAACGACGTGCCCGCAATAGTCTACTTTACGAGCAATCCGACGTCAGACCTCGTGGAGAAACTACGTGGACGAGCATTTCTCTGGGCGTGGCCACCTCGGCTGTTGTCTGCCGTAGTCAAGAGTGATCAAGATAGTGGGCACGAGTGGATAGGTACCGACGAGGAAGTGAGTCCGACAACCCGCCGTGCCCAGGTCGTCGCCAGGCGGGAGCAGAACCGCGTTTCGGGCCTCTCCATCGAGGTCCATACGTGCGGTGACGGTGACCTCCTCACAGCCCTGAAACGGGCAAACGACCGTCGGGCGAGGTTCGAGTACTTGGCACGAGAGTTGAACGCCGACATCCTCAAGCGTGGCCAGCAGCTTGTGCGGTACGCTCTAGGGAGTTTCCGCGAACTCTTGACCCCACTTGACGTGGCCGACTTTCACGCCCGGCGGACGACGATATCGAGCCGGCTTGCGCAGCTTGATCGGTTCGCGGGCCGCATTGCGTCTGATCCCGAGGCGAATCCCGCAACCGGCACGTTCCGGGACGTAGTCTCAGCTCTCGAAGAGCTGGAGGAACTGTGGGACAATGTACCTGCAAGCGACAAGAAACAGGGCGTGCTCGTCGATAACCTGCTCTACGGTGCGCTCGACAGGGGGGACTCGATTTCCGTCGTCACGGCGACAGAAAGTCAACAGCAAGCACTCACGACGTTCCTCCAGTCTGAGCACGCTGCTCTCTACCGTGACCTGGGTGACGACCTATCGATACACGACACTCGCAGTGTTCGCTCGGCCGACCCGACGGACCACGTCGTCCTCTACGGCGCACTTCGTTGGGGCGACCGTGATCTCCTCCGCACCGACGTCGCAACAGACGCTATCGTCTTGGCGTATCCCATCGAGATGGGCCTCCTCCACTCACAGGTGGACGCCTTGGAGGATTCCTTCGAGTCGATTGCGGACAAAACGTTCTGGAAGGTGATCGACAAGCTGACCCGTATCACTACGGACGAACGCGCGGACGTCGAACGTGTGAACATTGACCTCCCCGAGTACGAAGAACCCAATACGAGCGATCTCGGTGAAGACATCTCCGTAGACGAGGCCGAAGGAGAAGACTTGGGCGAAATCGTGCGAGGGTACGAGACAGATTACGAGGATAGTGAAGACTTCGACCCAACCGAGTACGAGACGTCCTCCACGCACCAGACGACTACCTCTGGGGGACAGACCGAAACCGACTGTCTCGACGTCCACTTTGACGGCGGCCTTTCCATGTACCTCCGCAAAGACACCGAAGTGTACACAGTACGCGAAGGCCACGACAAACTGTTCAAGAAGACCGCTTCGCGCCTCAAGGAACACGACGTCATCGTCCACCTGGGGGACACCGACGAGATGCGTGACCAGCTGTACGCGTTGATTCGTGAACGCGGGGATGTCGGACTGTACTACTATGCGAACTTGTGGAAAGTCAACCTTGAAGCCGCCTTGGAGGAGACCGGTGACGATCTAGACGACTTCGTGGAGAAGATGGAACAACAAGGTCTAGACAAGAACCGCGGCACCTACGAGCGGTGGTACAAGATGGAAGTTCACCGGACGCGATCGAAGAAGAGCTTCTGGGCCATCGCAGATGCGTACGATCTAGACGGCGTGAAAGAGAACTTCAGCCAGGTGTGGAACGCCGTCCAGGAGATGGAGACTATATACAGTCGTCTGAAGAAAGCACTCAGACAGACAGCACTTCGATCTGCCGCCGACGGAACACTGGACGACGTGATGCTGTCGGAGAGTCCGGACATCCGGCTCAGTGACTTCGAGATCGGGAAGTACCTCTTCCG